From the genome of Solanum lycopersicum chromosome 7, SLM_r2.1:
taataaaaatgagttaaagtgtaattattataacttgagggtttaaataaaagttttaaaagtagGGGGTGGGGGGTGGTTGTGGGTGTTTGAGAAAACAAAAAGTGGCGAAAATccatttggggggggggggggggggggggagggcaCATCATTTCCACAAAGGATGAAAAACGgtaacattttcaaaatttaaaaaaaaatggaggggATCCCGCGAACCGACCGGTTCAACTGGGCCGGATTGATCGGGACTCAGGAGTGAACCGGCCCCTGACCGGTCCCCTCATTCCCCACCCCTTAAACCCCCTAAACCTAAGGGGATGGGTCAGGCGTTACTCGGGGCGGGGCGAGACGCGGGCCGAGGCGGGATATCCCGGTTCCTTGCCAGCCCTAATGTCAAATCAGGCCGGCCTTTGCTTCGAAATATTTTATcaagaggaaaaaatatttatggagATCTATTTTCAAAGATTTTGTTTCCATATCGTGCAAAAGACTAGCAAGCTCTTTAATTACGTAGTTCACGTATTCGTGCACcacaaaatgaaatatattcttttaattagatcattttaattttttttttttttggtataagtaagattttcaaataaatcaaatataatataaattagaattatttaaactataaatattaataattaaataaaaaaaatgtcagaTCAAATCGTGGGTTGTGCACtgaaaattatactattaaaatattatagcaTAGcgttataaaataacaaatttccCATGGGTCCAAGATATGATAGCtgaaaataagttatttaaaaattaaatattttttgacataatttatttcatcaataaataacttcaaaaataattaatatctcaaaatcaaatacataataaaattaatggtaaaatcattatatattttatgctACACATCAAACGAATTTGTTTGACTTGctcaaaaattaatattcattGGTGTAATaaatactatatattatatatttagggatGCCAGATTTGACCGCTATCACTTTTTTTATCAATCAATAGCATTAGCATCAACGCCATTGTATTTGAACAGTGAACCAATCAAAATTCAGATCGGAATTAGAAGCAGCAGCAGCTATAGTGTGGTTAAGATGAAAGAAATCAATtgttcaaataataataatattgttctTGGTGAAGGTCTTGCATCTGAGGAAGTTAATTTTGTGATCCCCAGTCACGAATTCTCCAAACAGGCTCATGTTTCTTCTTTACAAAAGGTTCGATTTCTTTTCTCACATTGCAGATTTGATTCAATGGTGagtttttgaattaatttttgtgaGTGCAGTATGAGGAGATGTATGGTAAGTCGATGGAGGATCCGGCCGGATTTTGGTCTGAGATTGCATCGGAATTTTATTGGAAACAGAAATGGGGGCAACCTGTTTACACCGACAATCTCGACATTCGCAATGGCAAAATTAATATTCAGGTTTATTCAAATCTCTACTTAACTATTTGGGGTTAAAACTTGCTTTGCTGATgtaataattgattttaaaatgaaatgtgATGTATTTAATACTCTAATTATAATTAGATTAGTAAATTTCGAGGTCCAAACAAGGGATcgtaaatttttcatactttgaaTGGTCAATTATTGTTTcttgtagttttttttaaataatttataaatataaaataaaattaaaaattttgttggtattttttttaaaattatatgactttgtaaaataaaatgaatgcaTAAATAGAGATAGAAGgagtaattatttataaatttatacttttttataattaatttgatgCAATCAATTTATATTTGAGATTCTTTTAGACATGTTATAAAATgtaattagtattattatttaaaatttcagaaatcaaAGAAATTTAGGCCtgtacttcttcttcttttttaatttattgttactttatatttatttttcgtCGGCTAGTTCTATTCTTCTATTCGTTGtcataaataagtttttttaaaaaaattaatgatatttgaatgattaatattattttttaaaaaatggttttTTCGGTTCCGATGCCTTAAATGTCTCCGTATTTCTAAGACTAGCTAAAATAGTGGCAGGGACAAATTGGTCCTTTTCTTATGCCagccttttcattttttaaccaTCTTCCatattttctcattatttttcaCTATAGTACAATTGTTTCTCCTATAATTTAATTTGGATAACACAACATTATGTACAATTAAAAAGTTTCTATTGTGTTATGTAATTTTCAACAGTGGTTTAAAGGTGGTAAAACAAATATATGTTACAATTGCTTGGATAGAAATATCGATGCTGGAAATGGTGACAAATTTGCAATTTTATGGGAAGGAAATGACCTTGGTCGTGATGCCACTTTAACGTACACTCAACTTTTAGCCAGAGTTTGtcaggttttttatttttcccttcttttaaatttatagttattCTTATTTCATTACTTCTCTAATAATAttctacaaatatattttttttaaaaagtttaacaacaaaagaaaattttcatatgtTCAACATGTTACATTTATTATCCTCAACTTTCCTCCTAACTCTCTAAATTTAGTAAGAatcacatttttaataaatgttaACGGTTGAAATTTGCACCAAGTCAGCATTTGCGacttatattaaaattagaatCGCGAAATatcaatgaaaataatatagataCATTGATagattttaattaacttttgtGACAGTTGGCAAATTACTTGAAAAGTATTGGAGTTGGAAAGGGTGATGCTGTTATCATTTACTTGCCTATGCTTATGGAACTTCCCATTGCTATGCTTGCCTGTGCTCGCATTGGTGCCGTTCACTCGGTAATATGTAGATTGTAGCTATCTCTTCTTCTAATGTAtcgatataaaaaatatttattataaagttaCTCATGCTTGATATTTATTTACGATAGATAGAAATtagttatttgaaaaatataatgttTGAAGTTGTACAGGTAGTATTTGCGGGGTTCTCAGCAGAATCACTTGCACAGAGAATCGTAGATTGCAAGCCAAAAGTTGTGATAACATGCAGTGCAGTTAAGAGAGGAGCAAAGACTATTTTTCTCAAAGACATTGTTGATGATGCCTTAACACAATCTGCCCAAAATTCAGTCAAAATAGGTCACTATATATTACTACtaattaatatccaaaaatattacttaatgtgctacatatatattattttctttttactctcTTCTTTGCAGATGTGTGTCTGACTTTTGAGAATGAATCAGCATTACAAAAACAAATGACGAAATGGGTTGAAGGAAGAGATATTTGGTGGCAGGTCAGTTCAAACACTTTgaaattcaaaaggtgtcacATAAATTTGAGACTGATAGAGTACTGCTTTTCGTTTTATACGTATAGTTTAGGCatattatatttacaaaattatttttatttcaggATGTAGTTCCAAAATATCCAGTTACATGTGATGTAGAATGGGTTGATGCAGAAGATCCACTTTTCCTACTTTACACTAGTGGTAGTACTGGAAAGCCTAAGGTAAAATTTCATGTTTGTATCGATTAGACGATTATTCTGTTACAATATTTTGATGGGTTTTAGTTGATGTTTATATATTAAGGGTGTTCTACATACAACTGGAGGTTATATGGTATACACTGCCACAACATTCAAGTATGCATTTGACTACAAACCAAAAGACATTTATTGGTATGTCCTTCAACACATTTTCTCTCTTCAATATCTTTACCAAATAgatttatgttatatatatgtaatataatgtTTCAAAAGTATGACGGCGGgtatctgcataccatttacgatagttcaggggtatatttgtccctttcccctttatttattaatgaaaatacttttttttttggttatgttCTGTAGGTGTACAGCTGACTGCGGTTGGATTACCGGTCATAGTTATGTTACATACGGACCTTTACTGAATGGAGCAACAAATGTGGTTTTTGAAGGGGTAATAAGTTACttcattttaacattttaaaaaaaaacttatgttTTGAGTTTTATTATAGATATGAATAACCTAAACAAAAAATCGTCGAGTGATTATTACCTTATATATAACTCATATGTTGCAGGCTCCGAATTATCCAGATGCAGGACGTTGTTGGGATATCGTTGATAAgtataaagtttcaattttttacaCCGCTCCCACATTAGTAAGATCTCTCATGCGCGAGGGAGACGAGGTAAGCCTACACCTTACTCTATTATCTAATTCTCTTAATCAGATTACTTTCAAGTAACTTGTGTTCCACATGAGAGTAGCTCAATACACATTTTTACACAGAATTTTAATCTTATGATCGAGAAGTTTATGTATGTacctaaatataattttcttatttcttgatCATAAAATGTTTCTTgttattcatgaaaatatttttaatttgttaataaattttatttatagcaCGTGACTCgatattcaagaaaatctttgagGGTGCTGGGAAGTGTTGGTGAGCCAATCAATCCTAGTGCATGGAGGTTTCTATCTTTACCTATATATgcatcttttaatttatatttctcttttatataacaactttctgaaaaaaaaatactgatctttttttaaaaaaatgtttttgtgCAGATGGTTTTTCAATGTTGTAGGAGATGGAAAGTGCCCTATATCTGATACATGGTGGCAAACAGAAACTGGAGGTTTCATGgtatttcttcttttctctatataataataatgaaatgaaatgaagcatATCaaattctttagtttcttccaaTACATCCGTCTAGTTACTGACAGcttaagcttttagatgagatCGTCACATACTATAATGCATTTATAAGTTGTTGAATAAACACTACAGTGTACGTACATACCTAGCTACCCTTTTAGAGTTGAGTtcattattattgatttttgttcTTGCAGATTACTCCAATGCCAGGAGCTTGGCCACAGAAGCCTGGTTCTGCTACATTACCATTTTTTGGTGTCCAGGTAACCTATGACAGGACACATGCTACATTTTATCGCGATTACAATACGCCTACTATtatgtaataaatatttattaattattgtagCCTGTAATAGTGGACGAGAAGGGTGTGGAGCTCAAAGGTGAGTGTAGTGGATATTTATGCGTGAAAAATTCATGGCCTTCTGCATTCAGAACACTTTACGGAGATCATGAAAGATATGAGACTACATACTTTAGTGCCTTCCCTGGATATTACTTTACTGGTGATGGTTGCAACAGGTAAATACCTGGTTTATTAACTTTCATGATCATAATTCATACGTATGT
Proteins encoded in this window:
- the LOC101264442 gene encoding acetyl-coenzyme A synthetase, chloroplastic/glyoxysomal-like, with the translated sequence MKEINCSNNNNIVLGEGLASEEVNFVIPSHEFSKQAHVSSLQKYEEMYGKSMEDPAGFWSEIASEFYWKQKWGQPVYTDNLDIRNGKINIQWFKGGKTNICYNCLDRNIDAGNGDKFAILWEGNDLGRDATLTYTQLLARVCQLANYLKSIGVGKGDAVIIYLPMLMELPIAMLACARIGAVHSVVFAGFSAESLAQRIVDCKPKVVITCSAVKRGAKTIFLKDIVDDALTQSAQNSVKIDVCLTFENESALQKQMTKWVEGRDIWWQDVVPKYPVTCDVEWVDAEDPLFLLYTSGSTGKPKGVLHTTGGYMVYTATTFKYAFDYKPKDIYWCTADCGWITGHSYVTYGPLLNGATNVVFEGAPNYPDAGRCWDIVDKYKVSIFYTAPTLVRSLMREGDEHVTRYSRKSLRVLGSVGEPINPSAWRWFFNVVGDGKCPISDTWWQTETGGFMITPMPGAWPQKPGSATLPFFGVQPVIVDEKGVELKGECSGYLCVKNSWPSAFRTLYGDHERYETTYFSAFPGYYFTGDGCNRDKDGYYWLTGRVDDVINVSGHRIGTAEVESALVSHPQCVEAAVVGVEHDVKGQGIYVFVTLAEGVSYSEELRRSLIKVVRDKIGGFAAPDKIHWAPGLPKTRSGKIMRRILRKIASNSLDELGDTSTLADPTVVDQLIALAHS